The sequence below is a genomic window from Actinomycetes bacterium.
TCCGGCGGGAACCGGTGGACCAGCCCGGCCAGCCGGATCGCCCGGCGCAACAGGTCACGGTCCACGGTGGCCTCCAGCACGACGGGGGTGCCGGCGAGCTCGGCGGCACGGGCCCCGACGTGGTGCACCGCGACGTGGTCGGGATGGCCGTAGCCCCCGGTGGAGTCGTAGCTGGTCAAGACGTCCGCCCGCTCCTGGCGCAGGATCGCGGCCAGCCGCTCCGCTGCCGCCTCGACGTCAGTCTGGGCGAACGGCCGTCCTGCGGCGCCGACACCGTCGCCGTCCAGCCCGGAGTCGCCGTAGCCGAGCCACTCGACCCGGGCCACCCCCAACACTCGCGCGGAGGCGGCCAGCTCGGCGGTGCGCCGCTCACCCAGGCCTCCCCGGACGTCGGATGCAGCCAGGCCCGCCTCACCCGCGGTCGCGACCACCAGCACGACCCGGTGCCCCTCGGCGGCGGCGCGTGCCAGGGTGCCGGCGGTGAGCAGCGCCTCGTCGTCGGGATGCGCATGGAAGGACAACAGGGTGAACGCCACCTCGCCATGTTCGTCGAGCCGGGGCGACGCGCTCCGACTAGGGTGCCCGTATCGGCGTGTCGGAGGAGGGGCCTTGCTAAGGATCGCCCACGTGACCGACTGCTACCTGCCCCGCCTCGGCGGGATCGAGCTGCAGGTCCACGACCTCGCCGCCCGGCAGCGTGCCGCTGGCCACGACGTTGCGGTGGTCACCGCCACCCCGCGGGCCAGGCACGACCGGGCCCAGTTCGACCGGATCGACGGCGTCCCGGTGCACCGGCTGACCGTCGACCTGCCCTTCGAGCTTCCCGTGCACCCCCGGGCAGCCAGCGCGATGCGGGCGCTCTTGCAGCAGTCCGGGTACGACGTGGTGCACGTGCACGCCGGCGTCGTCTCCCCGTTTGCTTTCGCGGTGGCCCCGGAGGTGGTGCGCAGCGGGACGGCGATGGTGGTCACCGTGCACTCACTGTGGGGTTACCTGACCCCGGTGTTCCGGTTGCTGGACCGGCCCGTCGGTTGGTCGCGGTGGCCCGCCGTCCTCAGCGCCGTCAGCGAAGTGGCCGCCGGCCCGTTACAGCGCATCGTGGGCCCCGACGTCGAGGTCCGTGTGCTGCCCAACGGCATCGACCCCACAGCCTGGCAGGTCGATCCGCTACCCCGAGACCCCGGTGATGTCCTCATCGTCGCGGTAATGCGGCTCGCCCAGCGCAAGCGCCCGCACGCGCTGCTGCGCATGCTCCGCCGGGCCCGGGCACAACTGCCCTCCCACGTCCGGGTGCGCGCCCTGGTCATCGGGGAAGGCCCCGAGCGCCGCGCCCTGCAGCGCTACCTCGACCGGCACGCGATGGACTGGGTGCGCCTGACCGGGCGGTACACCCGCGAGCAGATCCGGGAGGTGTACCGCCGCGCCGACCTGTTCATCGCCCCAGCCAACCTCGAGTCGTTTGGCATCGCGGCGCTGGAGGCCCGCACCGCCGGCCTGCCGGTCCTGGCCATGGCCAACAGCGGGATCCGCGAGTTCGTCACCAACGGCGTCGAGGGTCTACTGGCCGCCTCCGACACCGACCTGGCCGATGGCCTCGTCCGGTTGGCCCGCTCCCCGGAGCTGCGCGGCCGGATCGCCGTGAACAACCGCGCCAGGCCGCCGCGGTTCGGCTGGGACGAGGTGCTCACCCGCACCGAGCTCGCCTACAAGGCCGCCGCCGGACTCCTCGGACGACAGTCAAAGCGGTGATTCGACCGCCGCGGGCGAGACATCCGATCGAGACTCGCGTGTCGCGGCG
It includes:
- a CDS encoding PIG-L family deacetylase produces the protein MAFTLLSFHAHPDDEALLTAGTLARAAAEGHRVVLVVATAGEAGLAASDVRGGLGERRTAELAASARVLGVARVEWLGYGDSGLDGDGVGAAGRPFAQTDVEAAAERLAAILRQERADVLTSYDSTGGYGHPDHVAVHHVGARAAELAGTPVVLEATVDRDLLRRAIRLAGLVHRFPPEFDARRFDTAYAARSALTHRVDVRRFTPAKRAAMAAHTSQASADSGDRTLAAFLRLPGPVFRRVFGHEWFIERGRLPGGPLLDDVFASLRDRP
- a CDS encoding glycosyltransferase family 4 protein, translated to MTDCYLPRLGGIELQVHDLAARQRAAGHDVAVVTATPRARHDRAQFDRIDGVPVHRLTVDLPFELPVHPRAASAMRALLQQSGYDVVHVHAGVVSPFAFAVAPEVVRSGTAMVVTVHSLWGYLTPVFRLLDRPVGWSRWPAVLSAVSEVAAGPLQRIVGPDVEVRVLPNGIDPTAWQVDPLPRDPGDVLIVAVMRLAQRKRPHALLRMLRRARAQLPSHVRVRALVIGEGPERRALQRYLDRHAMDWVRLTGRYTREQIREVYRRADLFIAPANLESFGIAALEARTAGLPVLAMANSGIREFVTNGVEGLLAASDTDLADGLVRLARSPELRGRIAVNNRARPPRFGWDEVLTRTELAYKAAAGLLGRQSKR